The Vicinamibacterales bacterium DNA segment CAGGATCGCGGCGGCGGCATTTGAGAGGACGTCGGCACGACGCCGTATAGCAGGCTGGCGATGAACCTCGAACCCCAGATCGCCAGGATCAATCCCGAAGGCCTGCCGATCACGTCGTAGCCGAGCTCTTCAGCGGCTTGACCAGGACCTTCGATCGCCGGCCGCTCCGATCGTACTTCTCGCGTCGCCCCGGCGGCAGGTCGTCGGGCGCGCCTTCCACGAATCCGGCCTTCGACTGGAAGTAGGTGAAGGCCTGCGTCGACAGCGCGAACAGCCGTGACAGGCCCAGCTCCCGGGCGCGCGCCTCGACGAACTGCACGAGCGTACGGCCGATCCCCTGATGTTCGTGGGCGTGGCTCACGTAGAGCGACGCCAGTTCCCCCGTCCGGCTCGCAGCATCGATGTGCAGCGCGACCGCCGCGACCGGGTTCCGGTCGATCTCGAAGATGTAGTAGTCGCCGATCGACTGCTCGATGCTGGCGCGCGTCCGCTCGACGAGCTCGCCTGCCTCGACGCCCTGTCGGATCAGCGCCTGGATCGCCTGCACGTCCTTCTTCCGGGCCGGCCGGATCTGCCGGTATTCGTTGGCGTGCACCAGGGTGCCGATTCCCTCGTTGGAGAATACTTCGGCCAGCAGCCCCTCTTCTTCCCGCCCGTTGACGATGTGCACACGCTCGACGCCGGCCCGGCACGCGGCGACCGCCCACTGCGCCTTCGACAGGCTCTCGGGCAGGATCTCGTCGCGGCGCTGCTTGAAGGTCGCCTCGAGATCGTCGGCGCTCACCTGGCGCAGCAGTTCGCCGCGCACGAACAGTCCGCTGGCGCTGGTGAGAAAGATCACTTTGATCGCCTTGAGCGCGTCGGCGATGGCCACGGCCGCAGCGTCGGAGTTGACGCGATAGGTGCGGCCGTCGCCGTCGAAGCCGAGCGGCGGGATCACCGGCACCACGCCCTGCGCCAGGAGTGCCTGCAGCATCTCGGCGTCGACCCGTTCGACGCGGCCGGTGAACTGCTGATCGATGCCGTGCAGGATGCCCGCCGGATGCGCGACGATGGCGTTGGTGACCGCGGCGCGCAGGTCGGTGACAGCGAGCCCTTCGAGAATCTCGTGCGAGAGCCGCGTCGAGGCCGTCAGCGCCAGCTCGAGCGTCGCGGCGTCGGTGATCCCCCCACCCTCCAGGTCGCTCGGCACGACGGCGCGTGCCGCGCCGAGCTCGGCGATCTGCGCCGAGGCGCCGTGCACGAGGACGACGCGAATGCTCAGCGACCGCAGCACGGCCACGTCGAGCAGGATGCGCCCGAAGTTCTCGTCGGTGACGATCGTGCCGTCGACGGCGAGCACGAACGTCCGCTCGCGGTAGCGCGGAACGTATTGGAGGATGCCGCGAAGGTCGGTTGGATTCACGGAAAGATCTTGCCTGGGTTCAACAGCCCCGCCGGGTCGAATGCCTGCTTGACCCGCATCATCGCCGCAATCGTCGCCTCGTCGAGCCCGATCGACAGGTATTTCGCCTTCACGAAGCCGATGCCGTGCTCACCGCTGATCGCCCCTTCGAGCGCCACGACCCCTTCGAACAGCACCCGCTCGGCCTCATGCGCGCGGCGCAGCTCATCT contains these protein-coding regions:
- the argA gene encoding amino-acid N-acetyltransferase, whose product is MNPTDLRGILQYVPRYRERTFVLAVDGTIVTDENFGRILLDVAVLRSLSIRVVLVHGASAQIAELGAARAVVPSDLEGGGITDAATLELALTASTRLSHEILEGLAVTDLRAAVTNAIVAHPAGILHGIDQQFTGRVERVDAEMLQALLAQGVVPVIPPLGFDGDGRTYRVNSDAAAVAIADALKAIKVIFLTSASGLFVRGELLRQVSADDLEATFKQRRDEILPESLSKAQWAVAACRAGVERVHIVNGREEEGLLAEVFSNEGIGTLVHANEYRQIRPARKKDVQAIQALIRQGVEAGELVERTRASIEQSIGDYYIFEIDRNPVAAVALHIDAASRTGELASLYVSHAHEHQGIGRTLVQFVEARARELGLSRLFALSTQAFTYFQSKAGFVEGAPDDLPPGRREKYDRSGRRSKVLVKPLKSSATT